From the Homo sapiens chromosome 1, GRCh38.p14 Primary Assembly genome, one window contains:
- the BTG2 gene encoding protein BTG2, whose protein sequence is MSHGKGTDMLPEIAAAVGFLSSLLRTRGCVSEQRLKVFSGALQEALTEHYKHHWFPEKPSKGSGYRCIRINHKMDPIISRVASQIGLSQPQLHQLLPSELTLWVDPYEVSYRIGEDGSICVLYEEAPLAASCGLLTCKNQVLLGRSSPSKNYVMAVSS, encoded by the exons ATGAGCCACGGGAAGGGAACCGACATGCTCCCGGAGATCGCCGCCGCCGTGGGcttcctctccagcctcctgaggACCCGGGGCTGCGTGAGCGAGCAGAGGCTTAAGGTCTTCAGCGGGGCGCTCCAGGAGGCACTCACAG AGCACTACAAACACCACTGGTTTCCCGAAAAGCCGTCCAAGGGCTCCGGCTACCGCTGCATTCGCATCAACCACAAGATGGACCCCATCATCAGCAGGGTGGCCAGCCAGATCGGACTCAGCCAGCCCCAGCTGCACCAGCTGCTGCCCAGCGAGCTGACCCTGTGGGTGGACCCCTATGAGGTGTCCTACCGCATTGGGGAGGACGGCTCCATCTGCGTCTTGTACGAGGAGGCCCCACTGGCCGCCTCCTGTGGGCTCCTCACCTGCAAGAACCAAGTGCTGCTGGGCCGGAGCAGCCCCTCCAAGAACTACGTGATGGCAGTCTCCAGCTAG